In Rhodamnia argentea isolate NSW1041297 chromosome 5, ASM2092103v1, whole genome shotgun sequence, the DNA window CCCTGCAAAATACAGACAATTTTGACCTGAGTTAAAGTAAATGAATAACGAGAACAAGTAGATCCATAACAGTTTTATCATTTCTAAAAGTTGCAGGATGTGCTAGCTAGCTCCTCATGGAACTTAATTAGGCATAAAACAGAGATATTTGATGACATCAAACCTAACTCATTTTTCCTCTCCCAATATTTATGAGACGTTTTGAGCAAGTTAGATGATAGAATTCTCTCTTTAGATCATTCATCAAGCAGCCTGAAAAGACAAGTGCaacatttgaaattgaattatAAGTCTCATCTATTTCTCATGTAATGAACCTACAAGGTTGCATTACTTACTATTTGTTCATCACTGCTGATTATTTGCTCAGTACTGGCATGATGATGCACTTACATGTATGTCTGACTGTGAACTAGTCTATACATTTGGATTATTTAGAATAAAGAGTAAGCATTTCAGCTCGATCAAATGTAAACCCTTAAATGATAATCTTGTGAATCCTAGTCAAATTGCGAGTAGAGAAGTATGAAGTTGCAATTGAATATCACTTTGTTATGAGAGTATCATATTGAACTACTATGTACCTAAACAAAGTCATAAGATAGCGATGCTATGAGAAACTTACCATTCTACGGTCAATCATACAACATCCGTCGGCACAGAGAAGAGTTGGAAAAGTGTCAAAGCCCTCTGACAGGCACAAACTCAGAATTAGACGCATGCCCTTCTGGCATTCAGATTGTTCAGCCAAGGATGTATCTCCTGTGGATTTTGTATAAGCTCGGAGCAGAATAATCCACCAAAACCCAGAATCAACAGGAGCAACCCTTCCTATTGCACTCTCTCCAAAATCAGCTATCAGAGTTTCGTTATTCCTGACCGGATCATGGAGCACTTTGAAACTAGCTGGCATTACTCCTTCTCCTAGGTGGAATCTATCGATTTTCTTCTCCCAAGATTGGAGGCGAAGAGTCTTCAATATGAAGTTTTTGACTATTTCAGATTCTCCATTCATCAGGAAAGCCAATGCACTAGGAAAGAAATCTCTCACAAAGACCTAGAGAGCCAATGAAAAAGTTAGCATTCACTTTTTAACAACTTGAATCAGTCAATGCTTTGAATCATGTCCAGAAAAATACCTTTCTCCCTTGACTTACTAGAAACCTAAGAAGAATTAAATCTCTGTGTGCACCAAGTCTATGGACATGTAAACATATAGCATGTATTGGACGGTTTATAAGAGCTATAAAGTAAAGACGCCATGATGCCCAATGTAAATAAGAATTTCTGGAACAGAATATTGACAGTAATTTCCCTGAATATGCTAAAGTACATGACAGTTTGTAAAATGAGAACAAGTAGGATCGGACTAGATGCCAATTGAGTTGTAACAAAATAGAGAAGACTCATTGAGGGGAGCATGTAATCCAAAATATTCAGTACATGCTTATTCACAGACAAACGGATGAAGAAAACCATCTGTACGACCAACAAATGACTTCACCCGATACAATGGATATGTGTTTTCCCTACCCATTCATATACAATAGGACGAAGTTGAAGGTACTCCCTTATGCAATCCGAAAATAGTACTCTTTACCTGATCATAATTAAGGTTCTCTTCAGAATTATCCAATGCAGCAATAGTCCCCACTGGTTGGCCTCGGAAATATACTAATGATCTCCTAAGTGCTTCCCAAGCTTCAGCAACCATAGGATGGGTCTCAAATCCATTCTCTAGCCTTGGGGTATTATAGCCCGACCTTCTATCGGGCGACAGAAAGTAACCAAAGGGGTCAGTAAAGCGGGAAGAATTCTCAGCATTTCTTGAGGAGAGATGAGGAGAGAGTGCAATCGACAACTCATTGAGGGATCGTTCATCAAGCGACCTCTTCCTTTCCATGTTCAAAGGCCTCGGCCTCTCCATCAATTTCGAGAAATCACATTCTCCAGTCTCAGCTAACGTACACAGCATATCAGATCCTCTGACACTTCCATTTTGAGTAACATTACCCTTCCGCTGCCCGTCCATACTAAGGGTGGACAAAATTCTCAGGGTTCTTGAGTGATGTTAAGTGATCCCCTAAATTTTTTGGAATGATACGATCCACTCTCTGTACAAAACAACATGATTAAGCTACTTAAAAACCAGCAACAGACACAGGTTCACATGTTCTTCCTGCGCTAAGAATGGTAGTTGTCCATTTCATCATCGGTGACAGAAGTCTACATAATACTTTTTCAGCGAAATTCCAATCCAGATCTCAAATGCACATGATTCTTACTGAATCACTAGATCAACGACACTAGAAACAACTATGTAAAGCCAAACAGATGCTACTCGGAAACTTGTCATTCCTGTATAAAATATTTCCAATTCCCTCCAAATCTACAAAAGCACTCGAAAACAGGATTGAGAAGGGCAAGTGCATTTACACTTACTCCCAttaaaccattaaaaaaaaaaaaaagcatgtaaGAGCACACCCAATATCAAAATTTCGTAGACGATGTCGCGATCCTGATCCACCATTAGAATAGTTTCTTGTTGGCAAACACATGGAACATGCATTAACTTGTCGAAACATTAGCACATGCGGCAGCGTCGGATTCCACCGtttccagcaaaaaaaaaaagaccagatTCCCATTGTCTCCAGCACCAAATCCAAACAAGCATATGAAACTGAGACGTCCTAAAAACAATTCTCAACCCTTTTGCATGTTCAGTACATACCCCAGATCTCTGACCGGATTGACGGATGTTCTGATGGGTCGGGTCCGAATTTAAGCTCTAGAATCAGGGGAAACTAACCTCAAGAGATCGAACGTCGCTGCGCTTTTAGACCCACTTCAGAATCGACTGGAACGACAGAAGTAAGCTTGCATGAACAGTGATGGGTAGATGGTGGGGCAACCATCTGCATCTCGGTGCAAGATTCGCAGGCGGgtgttttcctaattttttttttttttctatttgccttTTGTTTTATCTCTCTTGTCCTTCTTTTTGCTTTAAATAAATGTGTACGTGTATCATTCACGTGAGCATGCCTcaatcatgaaaaatttatttGTCTTGCTTGTCTTTTTCCTGTAAAGAATATGGACATGCATAAGGCACGTGAACATGGTTCGCCTGTACtagactttttttatttggtgtAATTTGTGCATAATCATCACTATtaattattacaaaaaaaaaagctaaattttttatacggatatcaattaaattataattttttaaaatttgatcaatttaataataaatattttaacaatttgttaGCGCAGTCCtcttttggctaaaaatccCTGACATGGggacttttttcaaaaatatggtaaaaaaaattacgaatttacgtatttttttaaaatatttacacATTTGCGACATGTGGGGCTGCAAAGCATGTGCGGCTGTAATAGAGCcgcacatctttttttttttaactttctttttctttttatacagCCGCAcatcttatgttttttttttactttttttctttttatatttataataacgttTATTTGTAACGTTTATATTTATACAACTTTATAAAtataacattttttctttttaaaccttctttttataacgtaattattaataattaatttaaaatttattaagacatataattaataaataatttaatatttatgtaattaatttgtttagtatgtgaataattaatagatatagataaaataatagataaaattgctaaaaaaataaaaagcaaaatgcataaaataaattggtaagataCATAAAGATGAAATATTCAGATTAAAAGAAAGTGcaataatagataacaatccatgaactgaaaaaaaaatccggcAAATAAACAGTGcaataatatataacaatccaCAACCCAAAAGTATCACTGATGATGATGTCGTCCTTCTACGTGgcctcctgttccgcaatcgGGTTGTCTCCATCATTTGGTAGGTCTAGTGTTGTACCGAGGACGAGAACGAGGTTCCGAATGAGTAGGAAGTGTAGATGACGAGGGCATATCCTGTGATGGGAAACGTGGCCGTGATGTGGGTACATcatcaaaatggaaaaatagtCCATGTCGAAACAGTACATATCCTACCGTAGAAGGACCCGggtaaaaaggagagaaatcggatgACATATCATGTC includes these proteins:
- the LOC115742045 gene encoding probable alkaline/neutral invertase B isoform X1 — translated: MDGQRKGNVTQNGSVRGSDMLCTLAETGECDFSKLMERPRPLNMERKRSLDERSLNELSIALSPHLSSRNAENSSRFTDPFGYFLSPDRRSGYNTPRLENGFETHPMVAEAWEALRRSLVYFRGQPVGTIAALDNSEENLNYDQVFVRDFFPSALAFLMNGESEIVKNFILKTLRLQSWEKKIDRFHLGEGVMPASFKVLHDPVRNNETLIADFGESAIGRVAPVDSGFWWIILLRAYTKSTGDTSLAEQSECQKGMRLILSLCLSEGFDTFPTLLCADGCCMIDRRMGVYGYPIEIQALFFMALRCALLLLKQDVEGKEFVERIVKRLHALTYHMRGYFWIDLKQLNDIYRYKTEEYSHTAVNKFNVIPDSLPEWLFDFMPTRGGYFVGNVSPARMDFRWFCLGNCIAILSSLATPEQSTAIMDLIESRWEELVGEMPLKVCYPAIENHEWRIVTGCDPKNTRWSYHNGGSWPVLLWLLTAACIKTGRPLIARRAIELAEARLLKDSWPEYYDGKLGCYIGKQARKFQTWSIAGYLVAKMMLEDPSHIGMISLEEDRQTKPAMRRSNSWTS